CACATCGCCACAGTGTTAGCCGGAATCAAGCGAAAACACGCCCGCCCACCAACGCAAAAAGATGCTATCCTGCGCGATGACATTCTGGCGATGGTGGCCACCCTGACCTTCGATCTGCGTGGTCTGCGCGACCGAGCCATTCTGCTGATCGGCTACGCCGGTGGCCTGCGTCGGTCTGAGATCGTCAGCTTGGATGTTCACAAAGACGACACACCGGATTCAGGCGGTTGGATCGAGATCCTAGACGAGGGTGCCCTGCTCACGCTGGACGCCAAAACTGGCTGGCGTGAGGTTGAGATTGGTCGCGGTTCTAGCGACCAGACCTGCCCTGTTCACGCGCTGAAGCAGTGGCTGCATTTTGCGAAGATCAATTTTGGTCCGGTGTTCGTCCGCACGTCCCATGATGGCGCGAAGGCGCTTGAGGCACGACTCAATGATAAACACGTCGCCCGCCTGATCAAACGCACCGTGCTGGATGCTGGCATCCGGGCGGAACTACCCGAAAAAGAACGTTTGGCGCTGTTCTCAGGCCATTCTCTGCGTGCAGGTCTCGCAAGTTCAGCAGAGATTGACGAGCGTTATGTCCAAAAGCATCTTGGACACGGGAGCGCGGAAATGACCCGCCGATATCAACGCCGTCGCGACCGGTTCCGCGTGAATCTGACGCGCGCGGCGGGGTTGTAGAGCTCACACGGCGTGGTCATAGTGTTGGCTCTTTATGAGGGGGGTGAGCGATCGACATGTCGAACCTGATTGAACTATCGCACCTGAAATGCCCTCGTTTGCCAAGCTTTGTTATCGGTTAAGGTGTACTCAAGGCAGCTTCCGGCGATGTCAGGAGAATGGCGCGCAGCTTTGTACAACGCCAAGGTGGGATCAGTTCCATTGATAAGCCTCTTGGCACAAGGTTTTTAAGGCACTACCCTCTTCCAGCACGCTCGCAACAAGCGCCTCCTGGCAGCGAAGGTCACCGTGCCATAACCTGCGCCATCCGCGCTGCTCACTGTCTTTACCCGCCCATCTAGCGCCAGTTCAGGGCTGTTCCCGAGGCTCGTCCGTAGGGCGCACAAAGCCGTGATCCACGGCAAGCCCGCCTTAGCGGTCAAGCGTCACAAAGGCCCCTGCCCGCCTGAACTCCTCTTTGCCGAAGATCGACGGCCATGTTTCGAGTTGCTTTATTGTGACTTCGAACTCATTGAGACGAGCGTCGATCACTTCGGGAGAACTATCCTGCCTTT
This is a stretch of genomic DNA from Sulfitobacter indolifex. It encodes these proteins:
- a CDS encoding tyrosine-type recombinase/integrase produces the protein MAENNENPHPSASNRAPPDKENENKASHSDPLALPSDVAGSGTLNRLIDTARHYANASTAENTNKAYAADWNHFARWCRLRGTPPLPPSPEMIGLYLTELAAPIGATPPLTVSTIERRLSGLAWNYAQRGFALDRKDRHIATVLAGIKRKHARPPTQKDAILRDDILAMVATLTFDLRGLRDRAILLIGYAGGLRRSEIVSLDVHKDDTPDSGGWIEILDEGALLTLDAKTGWREVEIGRGSSDQTCPVHALKQWLHFAKINFGPVFVRTSHDGAKALEARLNDKHVARLIKRTVLDAGIRAELPEKERLALFSGHSLRAGLASSAEIDERYVQKHLGHGSAEMTRRYQRRRDRFRVNLTRAAGL